In one window of Tripterygium wilfordii isolate XIE 37 chromosome 1, ASM1340144v1, whole genome shotgun sequence DNA:
- the LOC119997724 gene encoding CRM-domain containing factor CFM3A, chloroplastic/mitochondrial-like, with product MALVPSRQFHPTNFLDSFQSSFSRFNGTHLLFFRYSCSIPLKKHAFYATHSTITSNSLPGQNPPRKSGHVVTNKTIKQQNPTSNVSGNNWLSNWNNPHKHNRPKSPQLALDYQNDNGGVRAGGGNGSNSTMEKIIEKLKNFGYIDDDNEMKDGVPERRIEKGSVEDILYVEEGLLPNTRGGFSKESPLGIESVFKSGGEVRFPWEKPKVKEEEEGKIWTARRERRFSVAEMTLPESELKRLRYLTFQIKNRTKVGGAGVTQEVVNKIHEKWKTSEIARVKVEGAPALDMKRMHEILERKTGGLVIWRSGASVSLYRGVSYEVPPAQRNERIHKRNGIATRPLPASNGKSTKDFARVGSSKDLHAHQPNSEATVEAEWKEDTKSLPEVKVNKEISPEVKYEDEVDKLLDGLGPRYTDWSGCDPLPVDADMLPGTVSGYQPPFRVLPYGVRPSLGLKEATDLRRLARFLPPHFALGRSRQLQGLAVAMIKLWEKSSIAKVALKRGVQLTSSERMAEDIKKLTGGMLLSRNKDFLVFYRGKDFLSREVTEALLEREKLVKSMQDEEEQARLRASALVMPNMGLNEQSRTAGTLEESLDADARWGKILDHHHKEKIMRDAKMVRHADLVRKLQKKLAFAERKLMRAERALSKVEDFLKPAEKQADTESVTDEERFMFRKLGLRMKAFLLLGRRGVFDGTVENMHLHWKYRELVKIIVKVKTFDQVKNIALALEAESGGVLVSVDKVSKGYAILVFRGKDYKRPSMLRPKNLLTKRKALARSIELQRREALLNHMSALHSKVGKLQSELEQMDIVKGGEDVELYDKLDSAYSTDEEEPEEEGDEAYLETYDVETDGEDGNIDSINNLHMQDQGTYDDENDDHDDLQHEESETEPEPSLKTYNGGNDVEDRSGDSTDNLQLKTNFPYDMLEVERENV from the exons ATGGCTCTAGTTCCCAGTCGCCAATTCCACCCAACGAACTTCTTGGACTCATTTCAAAGCTCCTTCTCCAGGTTCAATGGCACACACCTCCTGTTCTTCAGGTACAGTTGCTCTATCCCTCTCAAGAAGCATGCTTTCTATGCGACTCATAGTACCATAACCTCTAATTCACTCCCTGGCCAAAACCCACCAAGGAAATCCGGGCATGTTGTCACTAACAAAACCATCAAGCAACAGAACCCCACTTCAAATGTATCTGGTAACAATTGGTTATCGAATTGGAACAATCCCCACAAACACAACCGTCCCAAATCACCTCAGCTGGCATTAGATTATCAAAATGACAATGGCGGGGTTCGTGCTGGTGGTGGCAATGGTAGTAATAGTACAATGGAGAAAatcatagagaagttgaagaattTTGGATACATAGACGATGATAATGAGATGAAAGATGGGGTCCCGGAGAGGCGGATTGAAAAAGGTTCTGTGGAGGATATATTATATGTTGAGGAAGGATTGTTGCCCAATACACGTGGCGGGTTTTCGAAGGAGTCCCCATTGGGGATAGAGAGTGTTTTTAAGAGTGGTGGGGAGGTGAGGTTTCCATGGGAGAAGCCAAAGGTcaaggaagaggaggaaggTAAGATATGGACTGCAAGGAGGGAGAGAAGATTCTCAGTTGCTGAAATGACACTGCCAGAATCTGAGTTGAAGAGGTTGAGGTACTTGACTTTTCAGATAAAGAACAGGACAAAGGTTGGTGGTGCGGGTGTTACTCAGGAGGTAGTCAATAAAATTCATGAGAAGTGGAAGACGTCAGAGATAGCAAGAGTGAAAGTTGAGGGTGCCCCTGCTCTTGATATGAAGAGAATGCACGAGATATTGGAG AGGAAAACTGGTGGGTTGGTAATTTGGAGGTCTGGGGCTTCCGTTTCTTTATATAGAGGTGTGAGCTATGAGGTTCCTCCAGCGCAACGAAATGAACGTATACATAAGAGAAATGGAATAGCGACTAGACCCTTGCCAGCTTCTAATGGTAAAAGTACCAAGGATTTTGCAAGAGTTGGTTCTTCTAAAGATTTGCATGCACATCAGCCAAACTCAGAAGCTACTGTTGAGGCTGAGTGGAAAGAAGACACAAAATCATTGCCAgaggtaaaggtaaacaaagAAATTTCACCAGAAGTTAAGTATGAGGATGAAGTAGACAAACTTTTAGATGGTCTGGGTCCTAGGTACACAGATTGGTCGGGATGCGATCCATTACCTGTAGATGCTGATATGCTTCCCGGTACAGTTTCTGGTTACCAGCCTCCATTTAGAGTACTTCCGTATGGAGTGCGACCTAGTCTGGGGCTAAAGGAGGCAACAGATTTACGAAGGCTTGCCAGATTTCTTCCTCCACACTTCGCCCTAG GTAGAAGCAGGCAGCTTCAAGGTTTGGCTGTGGCCATGATTAAATTGTGGGAAAAAAGTTCAATTGCAAAAGTTGCTCTCAAACGTGGTGTGCAGCTAACTTCTAGTGAGAGAATGGCAGAAGATATTAAG AAATTGACAGGGGGTATGCTGCTCTCTAGAAACAAGGACTTTTTGGTCTTCTATAGAGGGAAGGATTTCTTATCACGGGAGGTCACTGAAGCATTGCTGGAAAGGGAGAAATTGGTGAAATCCATGCAAGATGAAGAGGAGCAGGCACGTTTAAGAGCATCAGCCTTGGTTATGCCAAATATGGGTTTAAATGAACAATCTAGAACGGCTGGTACTCTTGAAGAATCCTTAGATGCAGATGCGCGATGGGGTAAAATATTGGATCATCATCATAAGGAAAAGATAATGAGAGATGCCAAAATGGTTCGGCATGCAGACCTTGTCAGGAAGCTTCAGAAGAAACTTGCTTTC GCTGAACGAAAACTAATGAGAGCAGAGCGAGCCTTATCTAAGGTTGAAGATTTTTTAAAACCAGCTGAAAAGCAGGCTGACACGGAAAGCGTTACTGATGAGGAGAGGTTTATGTTTCGCAAGCTTGGTTTGCGAATGAAAGCTTTCTTACTTCTTG GTAGGCGTGGAGTTTTTGATGGTACTGTGGAGAACATGCACCTACATTGGAAGTACCGAGAATTGGTTAAGATCATTGTGAAGGTTAAAACCTTTGACCAGGTCAAAAATATTGCACTAGCGCTTGAAGCTGAAAGTGGAGGTGTTTTGGTTTCGGTGGATAAAGTGTCTAAAGGATATGCCATACTTGTTTTCCGAGGAAAGGACTATAAGCGACCTTCAATGTTGAGGCCAAAGAATCTCTTAACGAAGAGGAAGGCCTTGGCACGTTCAATTGAACTCCAGAGGCGCGAG GCCCTCCTAAACCATATGTCAGCTCTGCACTCCAAAGTGGGGAAACTACAATCTGAACTT GAACAAATGGACATTGTGAAAGGTGGAGAAGATGTGGAGTTGTATGACAAACTAGACTCTGCTTATTCCACTGATGAGGAGGAGcctgag GAGGAAGGAGATGAGGCCTATCTTGAGACATACGATGTTGAAACTGATGGTGAAGATGGAAACATTGACTCGATTAACAATCTTCACATGCAAGATCAAGGTACGTATGATGATGAGAATGACGATCACGATGATTTGCAACATGAAGAGTCTGAAACAGAACCTGAGCCATCTCTTAAGACATACAACGGGGGGAATGATGTTGAAGATAGAAGTGGTGACTCAACTGACAATCTCCAGTTGAAAACGAATTTTCCTTACGACATGCTAGAGGTAGAACGTGAAAACGTCTAA
- the LOC120003219 gene encoding auxin-responsive protein IAA14-like: MADTIVGQRDLNLKETELCLGLPGGGGKVTSDCDQITKVTGKRGFSETVDLKLKLHESKEAMLDLNEKMIKNVNSKDKTHDSSKPPAKAQVVGWPPVRSYRKNIMTQKNSISEESSHEKDSSGGCNAAFVKVSMDGAPYLRKVDLKMYKSYQQLSDALAKMFSSFTMGNYNGAQGMIDFMNESKLMDLLNSSDYVPTYEDKDGDWMLVGDVPWEMFVDSCKRLRIMKGSEAIGLAPRAMEKCKSRA; this comes from the exons ATGGCGGATACGATCGTCGGCCAGAGAGACTTGAACTTGAAAGAGACAGAGCTGTGTCTAGGGCTtcctggtggtggtggtaaaGTTACTAGTGATTGTGATCAAATCACAAAGGTTACCGGAAAGAGAGGGTTTTCAGAGACGGTTGACTTGAAGCTAAAGCTTCATGAATCCAAGGAAGCTATGTTGGATCTGAATGAGAAGATGATCAAGAATGTTAATTCAAAGGACAAAACCCACGACTCTTCAAAACCTCCAGCCAA GGCACAGGTTGTGGGTTGGCCACCAGTGAGATCTTACAGGAAGAATATTATGACTCAAAAAAACAGTATTAGCGAGGAGAGTAGTCATGAGAAGGATAGTAGTGGTGGATGTAATGCAGCATTTgtgaaggtttcaatggatggaGCACCTTATCTTCGCAAAGTTGACTTGAAGATGTATAAAAGCTATCAACAACTCTCTGATGCCTTGGCCAAAATGTTCAGTTCCTTCACTATgg GTAATTATAATGGAGCACAAGGAATGATAGATTTTATGAATGAGAGCAAGTTGATGGATCTACTCAACAGTAGTGATTATGTGCCAACCTACGAAGATAAGGATGGTGACTGGATGCTTGTTGGCGATGTTCCATGGGA GATGTTTGTTGATTCATGCAAGCGCTTGCGCATTATGAAAGGATCTGAAGCAATTGGACTTG CGCCAAGAGCCATGGAGAAATGCAAGAGCAGAGCCTGa
- the LOC120003226 gene encoding PRA1 family protein D: protein MSSNPGFFSRVKEATQSLAAGRRPWSEFLDLTSLNLPSSVSDATTRITQNLTHFRVNYTLIVVLILFLSILFYHPLAILPFVIVFLGWLFLYCLRDDSDPFVVFNCNVDDSVVFSVLVAVSIFTVFFTHTWANVAAAVVIDLALVVLHAVLRSTDDLVMEDFVSPYGDLTDSPRGSYAGI, encoded by the coding sequence ATGTCGAGCAATCCGGGTTTCTTCTCTCGCGTCAAGGAGGCCACCCAGTCTCTCGCTGCTGGCCGTCGTCCGTGGAGTGAATTCCTGGACCTGACCTCACTCAACCTTCCCTCTTCCGTCTCCGACGCCACAACCCGAATCACCCAAAACCTCACCCACTTCCGTGTCAATTACACCCTAATCGTCGTCCTGATTCTCTTCCTGAGCATCCTCTTCTACCACCCTCTAGCGATCTTGCCCTTCGTGATCGTCTTCTTGGGTTGGCTCTTCCTCTACTGCTTGCGCGATGATTCTGATCCTTTCGTTGTCTTTAATTGCAACGTTGACGATTCCGTTGTGTTCTCTGTGCTTGTCGCGGTCTCGATTTTTACTGTTTTCTTCACCCACACTTGGGCCAATGTGGCGGCCGCGGTTGTAATTGATCTCGCTTTGGTGGTTTTGCATGCTGTGTTGCGGAGTACGGACGATCTTGTTATGGAGGATTTTGTGTCTCCATATGGGGACTTGACTGATAGTCCGCGAGGATCTTATGCCGGTATTTGA
- the LOC119997743 gene encoding DNA-directed RNA polymerase V subunit 7-like — protein MFIRVQLPWNVIIPAENLDVEGLMLKKSIVNRLLDEFAGKKATKDFGYFLAITTLDNIGEGKVRPQTGDVLFPVVFSAVTFKIFRGEVIQGVVQKVLKHGVFLSCGPLENAYLSNTKMPDYNYVTGENPVFLSEKQSKIEKETVVRVMVIGTKWLEAERQFQALVSLEGDYLGPL, from the coding sequence atgtttATTAGAGTACAGTTGCCTTGGAATGTGATTATTCCTGCTGAAAACCTTGATGTGGAAGGCCTGATGCTGAAGAAGTCAATTGTTAACCGTCTGTTAGATGAATTTGCTGGTAAGAAAGCCACCAAAGATTTTGGCTATTTTCTTGCTATCACAACTTTGGACAACATTGGAGAGGGAAAAGTTAGGCCGCAGACAGGGGATGTGCTTTTCCCTGTTGTTTTTAGCGCGGTCACCTTCAAAATCTTCAGAGGGGAGGTCATACAGGGGGTTGTGCAGAAAGTGCTGAAGCATGGGGTTTTCTTGAGCTGCGGGCCCTTGGAGAATGCATACCTCTCCAACACAAAAATGCCTGATTATAACTATGTAACTGGAGAAAATCCAGTCTTCCTAAGTGAAAAGCAATCTAAGATAGAGAAAGAGACAGTGGTTCGTGTCATGGTGATTGGCACAAAGTGGCTAGAGGCGGAAAGGCAATTTCAGGCGTTGGTAAGTTTGGAGGGCGATTATCTTGGGCCGTTGTGA
- the LOC119999527 gene encoding auxin-responsive protein IAA4, which yields MEGGGGLFENDLNLKATELRLGLPGTEQSEQEAPSIAKTNKRVLPGECEQKGTSSVGRNDSETAPPAKTQIVGWPPIRSYRKNSLQAKKEDEASGIYVKVSVDGAPYLRKIDLKLYEGYQELLKALENMFKLTIGDYSEREGYKGSEYAPTYEDKDGDWMLVGDVPWEMFISSCKRLRIMKGSEARGLGCGV from the exons ATGGAAGGTGGTGGTGGGTTGTTTGAGAATGATTTGAATCTCAAGGCGACTGAGCTTCGATTGGGGCTGCCGGGAACTGAACAGAGCGAGCAAGAAGCTCCTTCTATTGCCAAAACAAACAAACGGGTGTTGCCCGGGGAGTGTGAGCAGAAAGGCACATCTAGTGTTGGACGAAATGACTCAGAGACCGCACCTCCTGCTAA AACACAAATAGTGGGGTGGCCGCCAATCAGGTCCTACAGGAAGAACAGTCTCCAAGCAAAGAAGGAGGATGAGGCATCTGGGATTTATGTGAAAGTTAGCGTGGATGGAGCTCCATATCTTAGAAAGATTGACTTGAAGCTTTACGAGGGGTACCAAGAGCTTCTAAAGGCCTTGGAGAACATGTTCAAGCTCACCATTGGTGACTACTCGGAGAGGGAAGGCTACAAAGGATCAGAATATGCACCTACCTATGAAGACAAAGATGGTGACTGGATGCTTGTTGGGGATGTGCCTTGGGA AATGTTCATATCATCCTGTAAGAGATTGAGAATCATGAAAGGATCAGAAGCTAGAGGCCTTGGCTGTGGAGTATGA